The proteins below come from a single Tissierella sp. MB52-C2 genomic window:
- the fabD gene encoding ACP S-malonyltransferase, with amino-acid sequence MNKLAFIFPGQGSQYVGMGSDFYESFAESKKVFDEANEVLDMDLKGICFNGTEEDLRKTENTQPAILATSIAILKAMEARGIDCEYTAGLSLGEYSSLVTSKSLDFKDALKVVKERGRFMQEAVPLGVGGMAAILGLDKEKLPFIIQKTKEYGVVEVANYNSPEQIVLSGEIEGLKVACEEAVKLGAKKAVPLSVSAPFHSSLLVSAGEKLKNELSKIDIRETQKKFISNVDAKLLSNKDEIKPNLVNQVSNSVLWQQSVEYMINEGVDTFIELGPGKSLSGFVKRIGKSMGKEVKALSVNNVNSFEETVNYIKSVKDK; translated from the coding sequence GTGAATAAATTAGCTTTTATATTTCCAGGCCAAGGCTCACAATACGTAGGAATGGGTAGTGACTTTTACGAATCCTTTGCAGAATCAAAAAAAGTATTTGATGAAGCAAATGAAGTATTGGATATGGATTTAAAAGGCATATGTTTCAATGGAACCGAAGAAGATCTAAGGAAAACGGAAAATACTCAACCAGCAATACTTGCAACTAGTATTGCAATACTCAAAGCCATGGAAGCTAGAGGGATAGATTGTGAATATACAGCTGGGCTAAGTCTTGGAGAATATAGTTCCTTAGTCACAAGCAAGAGCTTAGATTTTAAAGATGCTCTTAAGGTTGTAAAGGAAAGAGGAAGGTTTATGCAAGAAGCAGTTCCCCTAGGAGTAGGTGGAATGGCTGCGATTCTAGGATTAGACAAAGAAAAGTTACCCTTTATCATACAAAAAACTAAGGAATATGGAGTAGTTGAGGTGGCCAACTATAATAGTCCAGAGCAAATTGTACTGTCAGGAGAAATAGAAGGGCTAAAAGTTGCCTGTGAAGAAGCAGTAAAACTAGGAGCTAAAAAAGCAGTACCATTATCTGTGTCTGCTCCATTTCATTCATCCTTATTAGTTTCAGCAGGGGAAAAGTTAAAGAATGAATTGTCAAAGATAGATATAAGGGAAACCCAAAAGAAGTTTATTTCAAATGTAGATGCGAAACTTTTATCTAATAAAGATGAAATAAAACCTAATCTAGTAAACCAAGTGAGCAATTCAGTATTGTGGCAACAGTCTGTGGAATATATGATAAATGAAGGTGTAGATACCTTTATAGAATTAGGACCAGGAAAATCTCTTTCAGGCTTTGTAAAGAGAATAGGAAAGTCCATGGGGAAAGAAGTAAAGGCACTAAGTGTAAATAATGTTAATTCCTTCGAGGAAACAGTTAATTATATAAAATCAGTGAAAGATAAATAG
- the fabG gene encoding 3-oxoacyl-[acyl-carrier-protein] reductase — protein MSLDNKVALVTGGSRGIGKEIALELAKNGVNIGITYINNEVKAREVIDEIRSYGVKGIAIKADVSVEEDVLRMIGSIEEELGTIDILVNNAGVTKDNLIIRMKEEDWDEVMSVNLKGTFLCTKAVSRMMMKKRYGKIINITSVVGIMGNIGQGNYSASKAGAIGFTKSMAKELASRGIRVNAIAPGFIETDMTEVLKEDIKETMLKSIPLNTFGNPKDIANLVVFLASEKSDYITGQVINVDGGMLM, from the coding sequence ATGAGCCTAGATAATAAAGTAGCCCTAGTAACTGGAGGTTCTAGAGGGATAGGAAAAGAAATTGCCTTAGAGTTAGCTAAAAATGGTGTTAATATAGGAATTACCTATATTAATAACGAGGTAAAAGCTAGAGAAGTAATAGATGAGATAAGATCCTATGGAGTAAAAGGAATTGCCATAAAGGCAGATGTATCTGTAGAAGAAGATGTATTAAGGATGATAGGGTCCATAGAAGAAGAATTAGGCACTATAGATATATTAGTAAATAATGCTGGAGTTACAAAAGACAATTTAATTATTAGAATGAAAGAGGAAGACTGGGATGAAGTAATGAGTGTAAATCTAAAGGGAACATTCCTCTGTACTAAGGCAGTATCTAGAATGATGATGAAGAAAAGATATGGAAAGATAATAAACATTACTTCTGTAGTAGGTATAATGGGAAATATAGGTCAAGGAAACTATAGTGCTTCAAAGGCTGGAGCCATTGGATTTACAAAGTCCATGGCAAAGGAATTAGCAAGTAGGGGTATTAGAGTAAATGCCATAGCACCAGGGTTTATAGAAACTGATATGACAGAAGTATTAAAAGAGGATATAAAGGAAACAATGCTAAAATCAATACCACTAAATACCTTTGGCAACCCAAAAGATATAGCAAACCTAGTAGTATTTTTAGCTAGTGAAAAATCAGACTATATAACAGGGCAAGTAATAAATGTAGATGGTGGGATGTTAATGTAA
- the acpP gene encoding acyl carrier protein: MIFEKVVNIIAEQLGIDDVESITVETSMMKDLEADSLDAVEIMMALEDEFGISVPDEDAENFKNIGDIVKYVEEKTE; this comes from the coding sequence ATGATATTTGAAAAGGTTGTAAATATAATAGCAGAGCAATTAGGAATAGATGACGTGGAGAGTATTACAGTGGAGACTTCCATGATGAAGGATTTAGAAGCAGATTCATTGGATGCAGTAGAAATAATGATGGCTTTAGAAGATGAGTTTGGAATTTCTGTGCCAGATGAAGATGCTGAAAACTTTAAAAACATTGGTGATATAGTAAAATATGTAGAAGAAAAGACAGAATAA
- the fabF gene encoding beta-ketoacyl-ACP synthase II produces the protein MKRVVITGLGAVTPIGIGKEKFWNSLIQGKSGIGLITRFDTKEFDTKIGAEVKDFNPSDYIDKKEAKRMDRFTQYAVVGAKLAIEDGNLNLDKLNLDKVGVVIGVGIGGMETMETEYGKLRDRGPSRVSPLFIPMMISNMAPGQISMTFGFRGPTMTVTTACASSTHAIGEAFRMIKSGNVDMVVAGGADASITPISVAGFCSMKALSTRNNDPTKASRPFDKERDGFVMGEGAGILILEELNHALSRGANIYGEIVGYGSTSDAFHITQPDPEARGATRAMELALEEAAADYNDVEYINAHGTSTYFNDKLETLAIKNVFKDHAEDINISSTKSMTGHLLGAAGGIEAIAAIMAIKEGIIPPTINYEHPDEECDLNYTPNEAVKRDIKYALSNSLGFGGHNGTVLFKKYID, from the coding sequence ATGAAAAGAGTTGTAATAACAGGATTAGGAGCAGTAACGCCTATAGGTATAGGAAAAGAAAAATTTTGGAATTCATTAATACAAGGGAAGTCAGGAATTGGACTTATAACTAGATTTGATACTAAAGAATTCGATACTAAAATAGGTGCTGAAGTTAAAGACTTTAATCCATCTGACTATATAGATAAGAAGGAAGCCAAAAGGATGGACAGATTTACACAATATGCAGTAGTAGGTGCAAAGCTTGCTATAGAAGATGGAAATCTAAACTTAGATAAATTAAACTTAGATAAAGTTGGAGTTGTAATTGGAGTTGGTATCGGTGGTATGGAGACTATGGAAACAGAGTATGGAAAACTAAGGGATAGAGGACCAAGTAGAGTTAGCCCCTTATTTATCCCAATGATGATATCCAATATGGCACCAGGACAAATATCCATGACCTTTGGATTTAGAGGACCAACAATGACAGTAACTACAGCCTGTGCGTCAAGTACCCATGCCATAGGGGAAGCTTTTAGAATGATAAAATCAGGTAATGTGGATATGGTAGTAGCAGGTGGAGCAGATGCGTCTATAACACCTATTTCAGTGGCAGGTTTTTGTTCAATGAAAGCTCTTTCAACTAGAAATAATGACCCTACAAAGGCATCTCGTCCTTTTGATAAAGAGAGAGATGGATTTGTAATGGGAGAAGGAGCAGGTATATTGATTTTAGAAGAGTTAAACCATGCACTCTCTAGAGGGGCAAATATATATGGTGAAATTGTAGGATACGGATCTACTTCAGATGCTTTCCATATAACTCAACCAGACCCAGAAGCAAGGGGAGCAACAAGAGCTATGGAATTGGCATTGGAGGAGGCAGCAGCCGACTATAATGATGTAGAATATATAAATGCTCATGGTACGTCAACATATTTCAATGATAAACTAGAGACTTTAGCAATAAAGAATGTTTTTAAAGACCATGCGGAGGATATAAACATAAGCTCAACAAAATCAATGACAGGTCATTTACTAGGAGCTGCCGGTGGAATAGAGGCTATAGCAGCCATTATGGCAATAAAGGAAGGAATCATCCCTCCAACAATAAACTACGAACATCCAGATGAAGAATGTGATTTAAATTATACACCAAATGAAGCAGTAAAAAGAGATATAAAATACGCATTATCAAATTCACTAGGATTTGGGGGGCATAATGGGACGGTATTATTTAAAAAATATATAGATTAA
- a CDS encoding LytTR family DNA-binding domain-containing protein, whose amino-acid sequence MLRIAICDDENSICNQLEEILEGLEKKFSKELQIDIFYSGEELCSYLSQDNHYDIIFLDIELEEMNGVEVGQVIRDKMLNETTQIIYISGKETYAMELFKIRPLDFIIKPFNYNKIQDVVEIALRIIQRDEKVFQYKVGHTTYNLPIRDIIYFESKNREVIIHTINGSEVFYGRLKDIYEYLNQFKFIHIHKSYLVNYNHITKLEYHQVTMSNKVILPISQANRKKVRELQLELERDRIWD is encoded by the coding sequence GTGCTAAGAATAGCTATATGTGATGATGAAAATTCAATATGTAATCAATTGGAAGAAATTTTAGAAGGACTTGAAAAGAAATTTTCAAAGGAACTACAAATAGATATTTTTTACTCTGGTGAGGAATTATGTTCGTATCTATCTCAAGATAATCATTATGATATTATTTTTCTTGATATTGAATTAGAAGAAATGAATGGCGTAGAAGTGGGACAAGTAATTAGAGATAAGATGTTAAACGAAACTACTCAAATTATATATATTTCAGGGAAAGAGACTTATGCAATGGAGCTTTTTAAGATAAGACCTTTAGATTTTATTATAAAACCTTTTAATTATAATAAGATACAGGATGTTGTTGAGATTGCTTTAAGGATTATACAAAGAGATGAAAAGGTATTTCAGTATAAAGTTGGACATACAACATACAATTTGCCAATAAGAGATATTATATACTTTGAAAGTAAAAATAGAGAAGTTATAATACACACTATAAATGGGTCAGAAGTATTTTATGGAAGATTAAAAGATATATATGAATATTTAAATCAATTTAAATTCATTCATATTCATAAATCCTATTTAGTAAATTATAACCATATTACAAAACTTGAATATCATCAAGTTACTATGTCAAATAAAGTGATTTTACCTATTAGTCAAGCAAATAGAAAGAAAGTAAGAGAATTACAGTTAGAGTTAGAAAGGGATAGGATATGGGATTAA
- a CDS encoding GHKL domain-containing protein yields MGLNIYDYFYLITNILRAYTTYKFMDIFFDTRDTNKKIEILSYTLYFIVISFVYLTINTPVVTFISNILLYFVLTFNYKSSIKNKIISIMTIYMILMSIESIIVLLSGFVYTNGLSSNPLYSSIIGMIAINIISYMIALIMGGYKNIKKGIDMPNIYWLSIFLIPLGSLYIILTLLQNFNLDIYKTVGCIIILFSINIIIFYLYDTLSKAFKDKIEKLTLEEQNHYYQRQLEIIDSSYENIRSLRHDIKNHLIVLKEYVENGGEEKAIDYISQINESLYEKEQFSKTGNIEIDSILNYKLQEAKLKGILVSLELKIPSKLNIYPLDIVVILGNLLDNAIEASSKVENKKTIDIRIKYKNDILFIYINNSFDGSIIYEGEKIKTTKKDKENHGIGLNNIEKTLDKYDGTMKVYHTENRFHVDILMYGV; encoded by the coding sequence ATGGGATTAAATATTTATGACTATTTTTATTTAATAACCAATATTTTGAGGGCATATACTACATATAAATTCATGGATATATTCTTTGATACCAGAGATACAAATAAAAAAATAGAAATTCTTTCCTATACACTTTATTTTATTGTAATTAGTTTTGTATATTTAACTATTAATACTCCTGTAGTTACATTTATAAGTAATATATTATTATATTTTGTTTTAACATTTAATTATAAATCATCTATAAAAAATAAGATTATATCCATTATGACTATATATATGATTTTAATGTCTATAGAGAGTATAATCGTTTTATTATCAGGATTTGTTTATACTAATGGTCTTAGCAGCAATCCATTATATTCTTCAATTATCGGAATGATTGCTATAAATATAATTTCATATATGATTGCGTTAATAATGGGAGGATATAAAAATATAAAGAAAGGCATAGATATGCCAAATATCTATTGGTTATCTATATTTTTAATACCATTAGGGAGCTTATATATTATCTTGACTCTGTTACAGAACTTTAACTTAGATATATACAAAACTGTAGGCTGTATAATTATATTATTTTCAATAAATATAATTATTTTCTATTTATATGATACTTTAAGTAAAGCATTTAAAGATAAAATAGAGAAATTAACACTTGAAGAACAAAACCACTATTATCAAAGGCAGCTTGAAATTATAGATAGTTCCTATGAGAATATAAGGTCTTTGCGTCATGATATAAAGAATCATTTAATAGTATTAAAGGAATACGTAGAAAATGGGGGAGAAGAAAAGGCTATTGATTATATTTCACAAATAAATGAAAGTCTTTATGAAAAGGAACAGTTTTCTAAAACAGGCAATATAGAGATAGACAGCATTCTAAATTATAAGTTACAAGAGGCTAAATTAAAAGGAATTTTAGTATCACTAGAACTAAAAATTCCATCTAAATTGAATATCTACCCATTAGATATAGTAGTGATTTTAGGGAATTTGTTAGATAATGCAATAGAAGCTAGTTCCAAGGTTGAGAATAAGAAGACCATTGATATTAGAATTAAATATAAGAATGATATACTATTTATTTATATTAATAATTCTTTTGATGGCTCTATTATTTATGAAGGAGAAAAGATAAAAACAACTAAAAAAGACAAAGAAAATCATGGTATTGGATTAAATAATATAGAAAAAACTTTAGATAAATATGATGGTACCATGAAAGTATATCATACTGAAAACAGATTTCATGTTGATATATTAATGTATGGAGTATAA
- a CDS encoding cyclic lactone autoinducer peptide — MKKVILRFGGALASLALMVTSMNVNTTCMYLAHQPELPKGAEKLRKN; from the coding sequence TTGAAGAAAGTTATTTTAAGATTTGGTGGAGCTCTTGCAAGTTTAGCATTGATGGTAACATCTATGAATGTAAATACAACATGTATGTATCTTGCTCATCAGCCTGAATTGCCAAAAGGTGCAGAAAAACTTCGTAAAAATTAA
- a CDS encoding accessory gene regulator B family protein encodes MIEKITNYFVVNELIKDEDKEIYVYGLHQGLLILLNIITTILIGFIFKAVWESILFIIVYTPLRAYGGGYHAKTEVKCYLFSIVLILVVLLGIKIIPDTDVIILALTEVGEIIIWFLAPVEDSNLSYG; translated from the coding sequence ATGATTGAGAAAATAACAAACTACTTTGTTGTTAATGAGCTAATAAAAGATGAGGATAAAGAGATTTATGTCTATGGATTACATCAAGGACTTCTAATACTACTAAACATCATAACAACGATTTTAATAGGATTTATATTTAAAGCAGTCTGGGAAAGCATTTTATTTATAATAGTGTATACTCCACTTAGAGCCTATGGAGGAGGGTATCATGCTAAAACTGAAGTTAAATGTTATTTGTTTTCTATAGTTCTAATTTTAGTAGTATTATTAGGAATAAAAATTATTCCAGACACAGATGTGATAATCCTAGCTTTAACAGAAGTAGGTGAAATTATAATCTGGTTTCTAGCACCTGTAGAAGATAGCAATTTGAGTTATGGTTAA